In Populus alba chromosome 4, ASM523922v2, whole genome shotgun sequence, the genomic window TTTGGCCACAAATCAGTCAAAGATAATTACTTGTGTTTCTAGGTTTGCATCTTTCACATATTTACTCTAGTTTGGAGATGTGTTTTGAATCAGACCTGAAGTAGCCAAAATATCCAAATCTAACCAGTATATTCATATCAGCTAATTTACACCTAGCAGTACATATGCGAAAAGAGAGCGTCAGACCACATTGCTGCTTTATTGGGTGTCAGAATCTGGAATATTTACAACTTCAATTTCAGCTGGTGGTGAGGGCTGAAGATTCTCTGGAGTGTCTTCAGGATTAGAGAGTTCCAAATTGGAAGAGTTCCATTCATGGATATCAGGGGAAGGATCAGAAATTGGAGATTCTCCTGGAGTAACAGTCTCTCCATGATAGATATACCTTGCTAGAGCAACTGTTTTTCCCCAAACACTCTTATCACTTGGAGTTGCATTGCCTCTGTCCTCCACTTCTTGTTTATAGTAGTTTTTCAGCAATTGAAACAGAAATAGGAGAAAACAAATGGTGGAAGTGGCACCGGTTATAACGTAGATACCCCAGAAGTTTTGCAGGCTCAAGCTTCCAGTTATATCATTATCAGTTGCATTGCTCAAGCACTCTCGCGACGGAGCAAACCACTTTTCTTCCAAACGTTTTAGTTCTCCATCTTCTGATAGCTTCAGGATCGCTTTGGAAAAATCTGGGGCGATAGGAGAGCCTTTCTGAAATACCTGGAAACAGAATCAGAGCAGTATTCAATCAGTCACTTGTGCAGggaaatgcatctttgaaagAGTGCTAGTAATTGCTTGACTATTtaactgaaattttttatggTAATCTGTCATGAACTCACAAAGCCTAGTCCGCCAAATCTGTAGGTAGGTGTGGTTGCACTATATCGCTTGCAGTGATGACTGATGAAAACTTTCTCATATGGGAGTTCGAGAAAGGCTGCAGATATGTTGGCACTGTCAAATTCTCCTTCATAGCTGTATTCAGAGCTAACATTCTTGATGTTCTCTGGTTCGAATCCAAGCACATTCCGCAGATAATTCCTTACAAATGAATCTCCATCACAGCCAACTTTTAAGCTGTTCCTTTTCAGCCACTCAATATCAGTAACATTTGGCTGCAGACGTCGGACAGTCAGCATTGAAGAAAGACTGGCAGTGTAGCTCGAAGTTAAGATCAATACTACGAAAAGCCACACGAGAAGAACCACTCTGGTGAGGTTACTGTATATCTTCTCCCCtgcataaaaatttaaatcttatgaATTTTCTCTACCGTAGCTATATAAATGTCAACGATTGATTATAATGTTATCTCATGCAGTAAGAAATGCAGCTGCCAAAGCTGGATGAGATGCATTTTCTCTGGTGCACACTTAAGACACTTGTGTGGATAGCACATTAAACTATTCTAGTTTTACTGTTTCTCGAAAGCAACTTACTGTGTGCAAAATAAAGAGAGGAGAAAGTAAACCAGAGAGCTGTGCCAATCTGATTCTTCCATGGGCCGTTGAATTCAGGATTGGTGTGATGCTCCAAGAACCACACTATGAactgttggtgggagaaaccaattgtggtggctttgaaacattcagaggggataaaacacactgttttattacaaaatccaaagcttacaattaacaacaaaactcacaatacacaccctctctttctctctagtgtttctctctattctctccacacacaTTACAAAAGCTGGACACTCTATttatacatgaaattaaaacaagaaaattcaaacttcaagtgtgaaggcggctggcggctgtggaggctggtggctggcggctgcggctgatGGCTGGTTGGTTagtggcagctggtggctggctgggcggtggttgccttccttgaccttctagattgagtttagattcaacaaatctcccctttaaactcaatcgagggatgtcatgccaagcatgaatacttctcccttcaatgccttctctctgcttatagcctttatccactaatttggctttcgtcttgtagacccatttgacacctattgctttcttcttttctggtggataagtcagcttccaggtatctttcttctcaatggcatgtatttcttcatccattgctttaaTCCATTTCTCTTCTGTGACAGCTTTATTGAAGGTTAATGGGTCActatctgcatggaaacaaaacaaagttgtatcttccattacctgagtggtatcgtacaactcttcaagatttcgcatccttcttggtccttctgatgaggatgttgatggtggtgttgatgatgatgctcctggtgtgtttctcctgttgaatacagggaaactgtgtgccggactttgtggttcagctgctggcacaatcggttcttcgacaagtactgttagtacttcttcaccttcaaggatcaaatcagtgttgatccatctgattgcttcttgatcaccattccattcccaagatttatcttcttcaaagataacatctctactcgtaatcaccttcttcgtgatgggattatacagcctgtatcccatccttctttcaccatatccgacaaagatgcatttctcgctcttatcatcgagctttctccttctttcatctgggatctttgcatatgccacacaaccaaagactcgtagatgagtaacacttggtttgtgaccactccatgcttcttctggaatgaCTCCTTGTAGACTTCTGGTCGAGCAGCGATTtagtagatacactgcacatgatacaacTTCAGcctagtattgcttgggcaatttctttgctttgagcagacttcttgccatgtcaagaatcgttcgattcttcctttctgctacaccattcagctgtggtgtataagctggtgtcGTCTGATGTCGGATaccttgttgtgtacaaaaggcttcaaaattattggctgtatattctccaccttgatcagatctcacggTTCTGATCATGTAGCcactttgcttctccacaattgctttaaaatctttaaaacaattgaatacttctgacttcctcttcagaaagtatatccacgtcttcctactaaaatcatcaataaaagtgaggaagtacctattttgtccagtcgacataggcgtaattgggccacacacatctgtgtgtattaactccagtggcctctttgctctccagttgacttctttggcaaaactggatctgtgatgtttgctgaggacacaactctcacagacttcatctggatgatcaatgtgaggcaaacctttgaccatcttcttgcttgctagcatcttcagacttgtgaaattcagatgtccaagcctcaggtgccaaagccattcttcactgttggtgatggcgctcaaacaccttgctgtatcatactggatgttcaaaggaaacatcctattcttggacattttcacataggccattaatctccaattgttgtctctaattgccagatgacaattctccgagtaaaaagtatagcctctctccaaaagttgacctaagctgatcaggttctgctttatggctgggacataatagacatcggcgatgtagttggaatcgccattcttcaacttgactgggatgttgcctttacctttaaatggaacctttgtggtatctccaaaagtaactagaccttgcttggtctcatctagatcactaaataactctcgatagccgcacatgtgattgctggctccagtatctagataccatatgtcctcctGCTTTTCaccaagtccttgttggacaagcaATGCAGCTGCTCATGTGTCCTCTTTTGCTGCAAAGTTGGCATGCTTACGTATCTCTAACGGAGCTTTCCTTCTGCATTCaatgctatagtgcccaaattgattgcaactataacattggatattccttttgtcacggttattgtaaccgcctcctcttcctctaggagtgaatgcttgttgtcctcggcctcctctggtggtgtttctgccacctcttcctctaaagcttgtattccaagaacctcttccttggaatctctggaatcctcctctggattgttgactttcTGCTTGAGTGGTGTATCCAtttgatgaagtctccccttgctcatatatGTCCTTGAGggacagctttgcttgtaaggcatgctcaattgccttatctccatttcgctttacaatcttctgctcatgagcttgcaaggaactcataagctcatccacagtcaacttgtccacatctttggactcttcaattgtgacaacaacaaaatcaaattttggatctagggatctcaaaattttctcagtaattcgagcatcgatgagggcttctccatttctcctcatctggttgattatcaccataatccttgtgtgataatcagaaatagactccgaggacttcatttgcaacaactcaaattctcctcgcaaagattgaagacgaatcttcttgattctatcagcacctttgtaattctgttggagagcctcccatatatcatgtgatgtttcagcgaaagctatgatctcgaatgtatcttcatcaagaccttggtagatgatggtcttggctttgttgtccttttttctgttgactttcagggcttgcttctgtgcctcttgtaaagcatcttctctttctttggactctggttcatcataaccagtttgtacaatatccaaacactcttgtgacctaagaaatgccttcaatctgatgcaccaactatcatagttgtctttggtcagcttcgggatgagtgtatgtgtaccttctgtagtcattttgctcttggaatgactatatcacctctttGGAAGCTGAATTtggccaaacggacactgtagatcgatccggaatggtccaaatagtagggaaccagTCTGACTTTGTAgaaatcgggtcagaaaataggtgaaccggtcaaaaaaccaattctgtacggcgggcggttcgctgggttgaaccgggaatattcggGGAATATTCTCTCAGCGCGCtggcggctcggctcggcgcggTGTACGACGCGACTTGtggctcggctggactcggcGCTCGGCTCGGCTCAGACTTGGCTTACACGGCGCAGCTCGGCTTGAATATGGCGCGTGTGGACGTCAGTCGTCGTCTTCCTCTGGCGCGAGTGGTTGCGCGTGGTCTAACAGTGCAGAATcttcaggcggcgcgtgtggaCTACCTCCGGCTCCGATCAGGCTGATTCTTGCGAtagtgagttcgtcttgatgagcactacactgtggaatgatcaaaacttgtttgaccactttgaaaattcggatataccccaaaactcttctgttttccgacgaacggggctctgataccaattattggtgggagaaaccacttgtggtggctttgaaacactcagaggggataaaacacactgttttattacaaaatctgaagcttacaattaacaacaaaactcaCAATACACACCCTCGCTTTCTCTCTAAtgtttctctctattctctccacacacaTTACagaagctgggcactctatttatacatgaaattaaaacaagaaaattcaaacttcaagtgtgaaggcggctggtggctgtggaggctggtggctggttcgttggtggcagctggtggctggctgggcggtggttgccttccttgaccttctagattgagtttagaTTCAACATGAACGTTGTGTAGATCAATACGATACCAGTGACCAACCACATGTCCTTTGTAAACGGCTTCATAAACATCCATGCTGACTCTTTAGACACTTCTGGAACTATCATTGACAATCCTGATTCTGCATATGGTTGAGTAAACTCAACCTTTTCTGCTCTACGGGCTAGTATGGTTACATCGCCGACAAGGGCATCgtatgtctttttaaaaaaaaaattagcacaaAAGATAAGCAAACTTTGTTATATAAAAAGCCTTGGaaataaatatatgttattctaggtagagaaaaattaaatctaCCCTCATGGGAGGTTACATCTATTTCTTTTATAGCTTTCGAGGTACGTCTTTTTCATGAAATGAAAAGGGTTCAATATAagttaaatatctattttttatcatgttaaaatATCACTAATTTACTAGAATAgaatatttctaatttattagagtaaaatatatctaattgtGGATCTAGAAATTTACCAAACCCACACAAGTCTGAGCTCAGTACTTGTCTAAGGCTGAAGATTATGAGTCTAATAATTCTCTAGACCCAAGCGCTGAGCCGAGAGATGGTAAGTCCAGAGGTTCATCAGACCCAATCATTTCTAGAATTAGTATGCAGTTGAGTCTTGAGATAATGACTTGATAATTCAAAAAAGTCGTATATATTTGGGCTTCATACACTTTGATGAATTAAGTAATACTCTAAAAGACGTAaggaaagcactgtagtttTCCCCACGTCTTTTTTACATAAGAGTTTCACTGTGCATTGTGTGCACAGTGAAACtcttaactgtttttttttttttaattttttttgtttttttcctgtttttattttttttttttttgttttttaggcctttatgggtttttttttttgttttttctgtgttttttttttcttttaatgaattttcttttgtttaatttagtttgttaatgtgaattttttttatttaattatcagattttcatgacatggatctcgggtttgacgggctaacctggtttgacgagttaacccagattttttttttttgcttttttcctttttaattaattttttttgtttagtttagtttttttttttttgtttaactcgtcgatttttttttatttagttatcaaactttcatgatgcgaatctcaggtttgacgggcTAACCtaatttgacgggttaactcagttgattcagattttttttttaatttttcctcattagtaacaggcttatgtcttttgtttttttataatttttttttcgtttaatttaggttgttaatattcaatttttttatatttagttatcaaactttcatgacatagatctcgggtttgacaggtaacctggtttgatgggttagtacaattaattatgagttaacccatcaatttttttttttctatttagttatcaaactttcacgacatgaatccaaggtttgactggttaacctggtttaaagggttaacccagttaattcagatttttttttctttttcttcattagtttttttctttttaattaatttatttaattatcacacttttatgacatgaccttgcagccagacccacatccaaggctattgggtctggtattgcagctAGACCTACTggatcatgtaagtttaatattattattaatattaaaaatattacttttgggtCAAGCGTtatagccaaacccaagattcttagatataactttgcagaaagacctaacacttttaaatcttaactgttatttttatattttttatacaaaaaaaaaaaaataacctgcgCCATCTAGTTATTAATCTaaactttgtttatttgttCAAAATGGAGGAcccggaaaaacaaaaaaaaatgttaatgccGGCTTTAGTTTGCAGCagcaaattatattattatcattccTGTTATTGTATAAAGATGTCAGTCTTGTCAGGTATTGTGATTAAGGGAATCacttacaaacaaaaaataagacataaaaaaatggaagcacaaaataaatatttaaggatTAGAATAAAGCTATCATCTGTACTGCGTCATATGATCATCATCGAGTACTTCGAATATTTAGAAGAGGATCAAGTTCTTACCTTGTTGTACACGTGATGCACCAGATCATCATAGGTGCCATTGTAGGGAACAAATTGGTAAGGCAGATCATAACCCAGAACTTCTCGCACCTTACGGAAAAGTTCAATGCAGAAACCATTATATTCCTCTTTACCAGCATCGTTTGTTGATACTTTCACAAACTTCTCAAATGAGGTCCTACCAGGAACACCAATAATCATCCGCTTTGTATCAGTAGGCATCAACCAGCCTTTTGGATTACGCTGTAGGTCGCCCGGCCAAATCACCGGCCTTTTCAACCTTGTAGCATCTGTACTATTTTCAGCTCCACCTTTTGCCACCACAGGTTGGTTTGAGAATCCAAACTCAGGTATCCAGAAATCTAGCTCCCTGTATCCCCTTCCAACCACAATCACAATCCTCAGCATAGGGCTATGCAACAACTTACCTGCTTTGACATTTATCTCGCCGCTTAAACCAACAAAACTTGTTGTAAATATGTTATCCAGAAACGATTTTGGACTGCTAGTGTTACTAGACAGTCTGTCCATGGCCTGAGTGATGATAGCAATGCTGTCATGTGCTCGTAGAGCATAGAATCCTGGCTCATAGTAACCTTCCTCTGGATATTCAGATATGAATTTCTGCCGGAATTGGGTAAGAAACGTTTGGTAGGAACTTGTATTATCATAATAGTAGTTCTTAATTCCCAGAGCACCTTCCATGGAGTGGATAACAGAAGTGTTAACTATGTCCAAGAAACTTGTAACTCTATCTGTAAGTATCCATACCATGTCATTTCCTACAAGTCCCATCTTCTTAGCTTCTCTAAACAGATGAATCATCATGGGCAACGATGACTGGAGCACGATAAAAACCCGAGATTGTATTTTTTCACTTAGTAGTTTTGTCAGTTCTTCTTGAACAGCATCTTTTGGATCAGATACGAAGGAAAATGGTGGAAGAACCAAGTTATATTCAATCTCTGAACCAACATCTTGAAGAGCCTTAGATAGGAGAGCCAGCATGCCATCACCACCATATGCATAATCTTCGTAAACAGTTACAACCCTCCTCCAGTTATAAGATTGAATAACTGCTGCAATGCATTTTATTTGGTTAGAATCACTGTGAGCCATTCTTATCAAGAAAGGCCAACGAGATGATGCTAATGGTGGTGTTATGGCAGGTGCAGAAAATGAAATAACTGGAACTTTAAATTGGCTTCCAATATCAGCAACTAAAGCTGCCTCCTCCCATCTTTCCATACCAATAATCACTTCCACTTCATCCTCTTCAATCAACTTTTTAGCTGCAAGAATAATTCATGGAGCAACATTAGTGTAGACAGTAGTCACTCTTGTCATGGCTAAACGTTAAAAGTACATGGAACCAGATATCATAAAGTGagaccaaaaaagaagaagaatattacCAGCAAGAGCAGCTTGAAGTGGGCTACTCCGGGAATCCTGAAAGTAAAGAGACAGCTTGTGATTTGGTGACCCATTGTTGAACTTTCGAACTGCTATTTCCAttgctgttttctcttctttcccgGTTCTTGAATTGATATCAATGATGGCGCCAATGTTTGTAACTTTACTATCATAGATGTCTTTACCTCCATGTGGGAGAGTAGTGACTAAAAAGGAGGCAGCTACAAGGAGCAGAAGCCACAATTTTGGGAGTTTGTTAAAAGTAAAGATAGGGAAAGTCATTAGAGCAGTTTCTTTGAAGCACATCATACTAGTCTTGGTAGTTTTGTTGTTGAAGTGATAACTTCTACTACATGCTTTTGGTTTATAGCATTTGAAATATGGTGATAGTCCGTGATCGGAGAGGAAGAAAGACACGCAATTTCGAGGAATTTACGCGTTATTTTGAGAGGAACAAAGACTCGGTTTGCTTGGAGCAAGTCAATGCTTTAATGAGAGAAATTAAGTACTCAGCTGTGTTTCATGATAAAAGAGAAGAGGCTGTCCTACAGTTCTGATAACGGTATGTATACTATCTATATAAcgataaaagagaaaaataagagTTTGGGACATGTATGTGGGTTAATGGTTATCAGTCATCCACTGATCCTTACCTGGTACTTATAATTCCACTATTCATTTAATTAACTTTTCGATCTACTTGATGTTTTGCAGATGTTCTTTCGTACGAGGTCAGCCTTTGGATTTGATCTCAGCTTTGGAATCTTTTTTCTTAGATATTATTGAGATTGGagtttttggggaaaaaaagtGTAACTATTATTAGTTTTGTCTATTACAAGAAGCAAGATGGGCTCAAATGGAAACATCACAAGATAGACAACCATaacaaacaatacaaaattCTACTGAATAGGTTACTGCATCAAtgttgttaatttattattgtggAGTTCTGGTTTTCTTGGGCAGAACCTTGTAGCCATGCAATTTCCTTGCTACTGCCATTTTGACAGCTGTTTGTGTAGAAAATAATAGTGTCTACAAACtgaatttttcattaatattcttCTCTTCGAAGGAGGAAATATATAGACAGAGCTCTGAATAAATAACAATTCTATTCTAAAAAAGTATAGTAATTTTATACAAGATTTGATATGACTTCATAATCAATCAAATTCACATAATTATTGTCTATACAAGATTTGATCTGAATATACAGCAATCggattacaaaataatatttggtttagttcttataattaattagattacaGAATCGCAACTCATCATGTAAACAACTTGCTGTTCTTGTACTCTTCTCAAAGTTGTCTTCCCTAACGCGCATGGTGCtctaaaaagaatgaaattgctCATCTAAATTCAAGGACTTGAATTCAACAAATATAACTTGTCATGTTATATAGAATCTTACTGAAAGCGTAGCAGTTTCAGCTGCTTGTTTCTAAACCGTGTTAGATGAGTGACGTTGTAGCACCTTGGTTTCCCATATTTATCAAGGATGTTTAGCTAATTCAGTCTAACTTGTGGAATAGATTGAGTCCAAGCAGGTGGTAAATGCGTAGATGTTAAGCAATTAAGGCTAAGCCTCTCCGTATGTAGGTGAACTGAAAAGTCTACTTCAAATTGTTAGAAATTGCACTGAAGGATTATTCTATCGACAGGTACGTACATCTATGATCCAACATTCTTGTATGGCATAGTTGCATGGAAAAGCAAAACCTAGCTTGTTTTGAAATTACACAGCAGGAGCTGGAATGAGTTGCCGAGCTTAAAACAGCAATGAACCGCTTGATGTTTTTTAACATAGCCAGCCCAACAAACGTTTTAAATTCTTTGGTCTTACATTTTCCTACCAACAGCATCGAGTGGTCCTCCTTGTCAGCTAGTGTTGTTAACTTCATGGTACTTCTGTCGCATTTCGATTCCTTGTACAGCGTAGTTAAACGGGCTTTAACTTCCAGGATCAATCCTCAGAGGCTTACCTTTCATCACCAtgttaaaatagtattttacaatctattttagaataaaacaattttaatacaTCCACATGTGTTCCTTAATACGAATTATACATGTAACACTGATTGATGTCATCAGGTATTGGTGGACGTTGGATACTGAATTCTtacaaattaatgaagaaattaCTTATAAGAAAAGAAGTCAATCTCTCTCGGATCactgtcaaaaattaaaataatacgtCGCATCATATACTAAATGAGTATTATATAATTGGAGGGTTTATATTCAATGAAACTGGAGGTGGAATTTCTAAGCATATAATAAATGCTTAGAAACTTGAAGGAAACTCAGCGTTGAAAAGGTTGCCAGAAGAAAGATTTTAAACAATAATTGCCTCCTTGTCTCCTTTGAAGATTGTTGATGTTATTAGAAACTAACTTATGTCCACACTTTTGTTGTGTGTGGTCTCATATCATGTGGTGGTGGGACcaccacattaattaaaaagagaggCAGTTCGTTGCCTCAGTAGGAGATAGCagaaattttaacaaaagagaggagaaaaatagGAGAAAGAGAGGAAGTTGAGACAGCTGAATTGGCTgtcatttttcttcaatttctagcCTGTTTACCGTTGGATTGGGTTGAGATTTTGACAGTAGCTTCTAGACACATTACTCTTCATTCTGAATAATTGGATCGAAGATTAGTAGTGTGGAAGCTGAGCGTTTTAACAGAAAATAAGGCTGTCAGTGTTGTGAGTTTTTCTCAAATACTTCTCTCTTTAATCTTGTTGTATTCCAAGAATAGATTGTTATTGATTATATGTATGTTGTAGTCCTTAGTTAAATCTAAGAAAGAACAATTGTGAACCCATTATTTGTTGATAGTGGAAGTTTTTAGATGGACCACGGTCCCGTGATTTTTCTCGCATCGGGTTTTCCACTTAAaattttttgtgttgatttgtgtaattatttgcattatcttgttcattgtttgattctgattttgattgcacaaaaagagaaaagaattgGAACTTGTATTCCACTGTATTGATTCAGATAGATTGATGTCCAGTTATTTGTTTCTAGTTTTCCCAATATAAATAAACGTCATACATCAGCCAGTTGGAATTTGGAAAAAATGCGGTCAGTGgacataaatataattaatccgGCAGTCCATTTAGCTAAAAACGAAAGGCACAAgcattatatattttctataaaatttatttgcctTTACTTAATAAAGATgcaatctcttttttctttcttttcaattcgtggatttatttaattaatcaggATATGTACATAAACAATGTTCATGAGTTAAGAGAGAAAGGAGGGACACCAAATCATATCCTGAGAGATAGTTTATACATCTAAATTCTA contains:
- the LOC118033095 gene encoding glutamate receptor 2.7; its protein translation is MMCFKETALMTFPIFTFNKLPKLWLLLLVAASFLVTTLPHGGKDIYDSKVTNIGAIIDINSRTGKEEKTAMEIAVRKFNNGSPNHKLSLYFQDSRSSPLQAALAAKKLIEEDEVEVIIGMERWEEAALVADIGSQFKVPVISFSAPAITPPLASSRWPFLIRMAHSDSNQIKCIAAVIQSYNWRRVVTVYEDYAYGGDGMLALLSKALQDVGSEIEYNLVLPPFSFVSDPKDAVQEELTKLLSEKIQSRVFIVLQSSLPMMIHLFREAKKMGLVGNDMVWILTDRVTSFLDIVNTSVIHSMEGALGIKNYYYDNTSSYQTFLTQFRQKFISEYPEEGYYEPGFYALRAHDSIAIITQAMDRLSSNTSSPKSFLDNIFTTSFVGLSGEINVKAGKLLHSPMLRIVIVVGRGYRELDFWIPEFGFSNQPVVAKGGAENSTDATRLKRPVIWPGDLQRNPKGWLMPTDTKRMIIGVPGRTSFEKFVKVSTNDAGKEEYNGFCIELFRKVREVLGYDLPYQFVPYNGTYDDLVHHVYNKTYDALVGDVTILARRAEKVEFTQPYAESGLSMIVPEVSKESAWMFMKPFTKDMWLVTGIVLIYTTFMLNLNSIVCFIPSECFKATTIGFSHQQFIVWFLEHHTNPEFNGPWKNQIGTALWFTFSSLYFAHREKIYSNLTRVVLLVWLFVVLILTSSYTASLSSMLTVRRLQPNVTDIEWLKRNSLKVGCDGDSFVRNYLRNVLGFEPENIKNVSSEYSYEGEFDSANISAAFLELPYEKVFISHHCKRYSATTPTYRFGGLGFVFQKGSPIAPDFSKAILKLSEDGELKRLEEKWFAPSRECLSNATDNDITGSLSLQNFWGIYVITGATSTICFLLFLFQLLKNYYKQEVEDRGNATPSDKSVWGKTVALARYIYHGETVTPGESPISDPSPDIHEWNSSNLELSNPEDTPENLQPSPPAEIEVVNIPDSDTQ